The genomic DNA AAAATAAAGATAAAGATATTCCAGTAGAAACTTTATGTGAAGCATTGGTTAATAGTATTATTACTTCCAATAGAGATCCTATAATAGATTTAGGTGCTATGGGAACGACAACATTATCAAAAATTCGTAAAATTTTTAAATAAATTTTCATCTATTTAAAAAATTTAAAAATTAACTAGTATAAGGAGTTTAAAATGTCAACTATTGAAGCTATTAGTGGATTAATGGCAAATAGCAATAATATAGATGTTGTATCTAATAACATCGCAAATGCTTCTACTATTGGATTTAAGTCGAACACTATTTCTTTTTTTGATATAGTATCTACTTCATTACACTCCAATCAAATGATCAGATCTGGTGTAGGAACTGCTAACTTAAGACAAAATTTTAGTAATGGAGTATTACTTCAGACAGGAAGAGATTTAGATTTGGGTATTGTACAAGATGGTTTTTTTAGATTGTTAAATTCGAAAGGTTATGTATATTATACAAGAAACGGTCAATTTTTATTAGATAAAGATAAAAATATTATAAATATGAAAGGAATGTATTTAACTGGTCAAAATAAATGCGACTTAAATAATAATCTAAATAACATATCTAAATTAGAACCTATTAATTTAAAAAATGCTGATATTCTTAAATCAAAACCAACTAATGTGATTAAAGTAAATGCAGATTTATCTGAAAATACTAATTCTACTAATGTTATAACAGGTTCTGATGATGATATATCAAACTCAGAGATAAGTACTGTTACTATTTATGATCAAAATGGAAATGCTCAAACTATAAATATTACTTTTGAAAAAAATGAAAATGATTGGACTATACATGTTAAATCAAATGAAATGAATGATTCGAATGAGAATAAAATTGATAGTACTATTCATTTAAAATTTGATTCTAAAGGTAAATTAATTTCCGATACACCTATAGAAATTAAATCAAAAAACTTTAAAAATCTTACTTTAAATATAGATTGTACACTGAAAAAATCAGAAGCAAATACAAATTTAATTCAACTTTCTCAAAATGGTTATCCAGAAGGTTTTTTAAAATCTTTTGAAATTTTAAATAATGGTGAAATTATTGGGGAATATAGTAACCAAAGATCAGAAAAAATTGGACAAATACTTTTATCAAAATTTATTAATCCAGAAAAACTTAAACCTGAAAGCGGAAATATTTGGTCATCAACTCAGGAATCCGGTGATGAAAACATTGGTATAGCAGGAGATAAAGGATTTGGAATGGTTATTTCAAAAACGTTAGAATCATCTAATGTTGATTTAAACAAAGAATTAATTAATATGATTGTAGCACAACGTAATTATCAATCTAGTGCACAAGCATTTAAAACAGAAGATAAAATAATTAGCACATTAGTTAATTTAAGATAAATTCAAAATTAGGTATTTCAATGGATAATACGATTTATCAATCAATGAAAGCTGCTGTTAGATTATTAGAAAATCAAAATACTATTTCAAATAATTTAGCAAATATATCTACAAATGGTTTTAAAGAAGCATTTAATCTTATAATAAAAGATAAAAATATAAATAATTTATATAAAACTCAAACACAAAAATATTATAATTTTTCAGAAGGTATACTAACTAATACACAAAGAAAACTAGATCTAGTTGTAAAAAATAACGGATGGTTGGTAATAAAAGATAATAATGGTAAAGAAGCATATACAAAAAATGGACATTTACAAATAAATGCAAAAGGAAAAATTACAATTCAAAATTGTAACGTAGTCGGACTAAAAGGTGATATAAAAATACCAAATAATGCAAATATAAAAATTATGTCTGATGGCACAATTAAAACAATACAAGAAAAAGAAAAAAATATTTTTGAAAAAGAAATAGGATCATTAAAATTAGTACACTTTAAAAAAAATGATCTAATCCAAAAAAATAATGGATTATTTTATTACAAAAATAATATATTAAATAAAAATATAAAAATACCACATGATAAGACTATACGTATACAATCAGAAATATTAGAAGCAAGTAATGTTAATCCAACTAAAAATATGGTTGATATGATATCAAACGCTAGACAATTTGAAATGAATATGAAAATGATATCAATGTATGATCAAAATGAAGAACATGCAAATCAATTATTTAATGTTAACAATTAAAGGATAAAAGTATGATTCCTTCCTTATGGATTTCTAAAACAGGTCTTGATGCACAACAAATTAATATGAATGTTATTTCGAATAATTTAGCAAATGTTAGTACTAATGGATTTAAACGATCCAGAGCAGTTTTTGAAGATTTAATGTATCAAACAATACGACAAGCTGGAACAAATTCATCTATTGATACAACCTTACCTTCAGGATTGCAGATAGGTACAGGTGTAAGACCAGTTGCTACTGAAAGAATTCATAGCCAAGGAAACTTATCTAAAACAGAATCTTCAAAAGACGTAGCTATTAATGGTCCCGGATTTTTTCAAGTACAATTACCAGATGGTAATATAGCATATACAAGAGATGGTTCATTTCAACTAGATCAAAATGGTCAATTAGTAACAAATAGTGGATTTACAGTTATACCTGAAATAAACATTCCTCCTAATTCAACCAATATTAATATCGCAAGAGATGGTATTGTTAGTGTTACAATACAAGGTCAAACACAACCGATTTCAATTGGACAATTAAATTTAACAAATTTTATTAATGACTCAGGATTGGAAAGTTTAGGAGAAAACTTATATCAAGAAACACAAGCATCAGGAGGACCAATAGATACTACACCAGGCTTAAATGGAACAGGTTTACTGTATCAAGGGTATGTCGAGACTTCAAATGTTAACGTTGCTGAAGAATTAGTAAATATGATTCAAACTCAACGAGCTTATGAAATTAATAGTAAATCTATAAATACTTCAGATCAAATGTTGCAAAAATTATCTCAACTATAACAATTGATCTTTATACTTAAAATAAATTTAAAATTTATATATTAAAATTTTTTATTAAGGATCATTTTTCCGTGGTAAAGTTATTTAGTTATAAAATTAAATATTATTTAACTATTCTCGCTTTATTATCCATTCAAAGTTGTTCTTCTATTGAACATAAGTCTTTAGTTAGTGGAATTACTACATCTATAGCTCCAAATATTTTTCCCAAAACTACAAATGGTTCTATATTTCAAGAAACCACACCTATCAATTATGGTTATCAACCACTATTTGAAGACCATCGATCTCATAATATTGGAGATACAATTACTATTGTATTACAAGAAAATATAAGTGCGAGTAATAGTTCTAGCTCTAATATGAGTCGAAATGGTACAGCAAATTTAGGTATGACAATCACACCAGGACAGTTAAATCCTATATTAGGATTTAATATTAATGAAAGTAAAACAGGATTTGATAGTATAGGAAAAAATGATTTTTATGGAAAAGGTAGTCATTCAGCTAAAAACACATTTACAGGTCTTATTACTGTTACTGTAAAAAGAGTGTTTCCTAATGGAAATTTACAAGTTGTGGGTGAAAAACAAGTCGCTATAAATGAAGGCATAGAATTTATTCGATTTTCAGGTGTAGTCAATCCTCATAACATTAATAAAAATAATTTAGTCGCTTCAACTCAAATTGCAGATACACGTATTGAATATGTAAATAATAATCGGATTAACGAAGTGCAAAAAATGGGTTGGCTACAACGATTATTATTGAAATTTTCTCCTGTTTAATATTAAAAATTAACAAACTAAAATTCTTAATATCATTAAGAACTCATAAAGGATTATTTCAAATCCTTTATGAGAAGTATTTTATATAAAATTTAAAATTATTCATAAATGACATATCATATATTTCGTATATAATATATATTTTATATATTAAAAAAAAGAATCAATAAAGTAAATGCATAAGGTATTTTATGTTTAAGATAATATCGCTATTAAAATTTATTATATGTATTTTAATAAGTTTTTACTCTTTCGCTCATGCCGAGAAAATACGTGATTTAACGAGTATTGAAGGTATCAGAGATAATCAATTAATTGGTTATGGTTTAATAGTAGGTTTAGATGGAACTGGTGACCAGTCAACACAGGCTCCATTTACTAATCAATCATTATACAATATGCTTTCTCAATTAGGTGTTACCATTCCTCCAGATACTAATATGCATTTAAAAAACGTAGCAGCTGTAATAGTCACAGCAAAATTACCTCCGTTTAGTCATGCAGGGGAAAAAATAGATGTCGTAGTGTCTTCTATGGGTAACGCGAAAAGTCTAAAGGGAGGCACACTTTTAATGACTCCCCTAAAAGGGGCTGATAATCAAATTTATGCCATCGCTCAAGGAAACATATTAATATCTGAAAAAATTAATTCTCAAAAAAAAAATCACTTTATGAGACTGGATCAAGTGAATTCAGGTAGAATTAATCATGGAGCAACAATTGAGAGGGAAATAAGTACTGATTTTGGAAGAAAAAA from Buchnera aphidicola (Aphis aurantii) includes the following:
- a CDS encoding flagellar hook protein FlgE, with product MSTIEAISGLMANSNNIDVVSNNIANASTIGFKSNTISFFDIVSTSLHSNQMIRSGVGTANLRQNFSNGVLLQTGRDLDLGIVQDGFFRLLNSKGYVYYTRNGQFLLDKDKNIINMKGMYLTGQNKCDLNNNLNNISKLEPINLKNADILKSKPTNVIKVNADLSENTNSTNVITGSDDDISNSEISTVTIYDQNGNAQTINITFEKNENDWTIHVKSNEMNDSNENKIDSTIHLKFDSKGKLISDTPIEIKSKNFKNLTLNIDCTLKKSEANTNLIQLSQNGYPEGFLKSFEILNNGEIIGEYSNQRSEKIGQILLSKFINPEKLKPESGNIWSSTQESGDENIGIAGDKGFGMVISKTLESSNVDLNKELINMIVAQRNYQSSAQAFKTEDKIISTLVNLR
- the flgF gene encoding flagellar basal-body rod protein FlgF; translated protein: MDNTIYQSMKAAVRLLENQNTISNNLANISTNGFKEAFNLIIKDKNINNLYKTQTQKYYNFSEGILTNTQRKLDLVVKNNGWLVIKDNNGKEAYTKNGHLQINAKGKITIQNCNVVGLKGDIKIPNNANIKIMSDGTIKTIQEKEKNIFEKEIGSLKLVHFKKNDLIQKNNGLFYYKNNILNKNIKIPHDKTIRIQSEILEASNVNPTKNMVDMISNARQFEMNMKMISMYDQNEEHANQLFNVNN
- the flgG gene encoding flagellar basal-body rod protein FlgG — translated: MIPSLWISKTGLDAQQINMNVISNNLANVSTNGFKRSRAVFEDLMYQTIRQAGTNSSIDTTLPSGLQIGTGVRPVATERIHSQGNLSKTESSKDVAINGPGFFQVQLPDGNIAYTRDGSFQLDQNGQLVTNSGFTVIPEINIPPNSTNINIARDGIVSVTIQGQTQPISIGQLNLTNFINDSGLESLGENLYQETQASGGPIDTTPGLNGTGLLYQGYVETSNVNVAEELVNMIQTQRAYEINSKSINTSDQMLQKLSQL
- a CDS encoding flagellar basal body L-ring protein FlgH — its product is MVKLFSYKIKYYLTILALLSIQSCSSIEHKSLVSGITTSIAPNIFPKTTNGSIFQETTPINYGYQPLFEDHRSHNIGDTITIVLQENISASNSSSSNMSRNGTANLGMTITPGQLNPILGFNINESKTGFDSIGKNDFYGKGSHSAKNTFTGLITVTVKRVFPNGNLQVVGEKQVAINEGIEFIRFSGVVNPHNINKNNLVASTQIADTRIEYVNNNRINEVQKMGWLQRLLLKFSPV
- a CDS encoding flagellar basal body P-ring protein FlgI, with amino-acid sequence MFKIISLLKFIICILISFYSFAHAEKIRDLTSIEGIRDNQLIGYGLIVGLDGTGDQSTQAPFTNQSLYNMLSQLGVTIPPDTNMHLKNVAAVIVTAKLPPFSHAGEKIDVVVSSMGNAKSLKGGTLLMTPLKGADNQIYAIAQGNILISEKINSQKKNHFMRLDQVNSGRINHGATIEREISTDFGRKKIINLQLNQEDFSIAQKISDMINLKYPDTAIAINSKTVQLNTYANNTIQVHMLSNIQDIDIAMPSQEAKIIINPRTGSIVMNKEVKLGTCIIAHKNLSVIINRIIHQNNTNLKNSILNNKSNLLKNINNNYIENEVINNENLNDIIRALNSLGTKPDELISILQSMKIAGCIHAKLEII